In the genome of Eggerthella sp. YY7918, one region contains:
- a CDS encoding ABC transporter substrate-binding protein: protein MKRLKAFLSCGIAAVCMAAMLALMSGCSSQESYTPPEKSPTLSSPTIGKDGVLRVGVNTQNQPLAGQSTTSSKIVGIDVDIAAALADSFGLKLELVDVGTDFATALTEGKVDIVMGVDKSDSDTSFWKSEIYLPTAVALFSAEGNATVPTNDMKPTIAAQVASKSAWAVTNEFDQAVFSATSDLPSAFSSLAAGEVQYVASDAVIGTYAAHIADNAVQIVALMQQPSGYCVGVLDSNTDLKQAISDTLASLTGNGVISVIEKKWLGTTLDLASVALTDGATAASTTTTTPEPEAQPEGEEAPAEGEGEGGEAADAA, encoded by the coding sequence ATGAAGCGTTTGAAAGCGTTTTTGTCCTGCGGCATAGCAGCTGTATGTATGGCGGCCATGCTTGCGTTGATGTCAGGTTGCTCCTCGCAGGAGAGCTATACGCCGCCCGAGAAGTCGCCAACACTCTCTTCGCCCACCATTGGCAAAGACGGCGTGTTGCGTGTCGGCGTGAATACGCAGAACCAGCCGCTTGCGGGGCAGTCTACCACCTCGTCTAAGATTGTCGGCATCGACGTGGATATCGCCGCGGCGTTGGCCGATAGCTTCGGACTTAAGCTGGAGCTGGTTGATGTGGGAACCGATTTTGCAACCGCGCTTACTGAGGGCAAGGTTGATATTGTGATGGGTGTTGATAAATCCGACTCCGACACATCGTTCTGGAAGTCTGAGATTTATCTGCCGACCGCTGTGGCTTTGTTCTCGGCAGAGGGTAATGCAACCGTGCCCACGAACGACATGAAGCCTACGATCGCCGCACAGGTGGCTTCCAAGAGCGCCTGGGCCGTGACCAATGAGTTTGATCAAGCGGTCTTTTCCGCTACGAGTGATCTGCCGAGCGCGTTTTCGTCGCTCGCGGCGGGCGAGGTGCAGTATGTGGCTTCCGACGCCGTTATCGGAACGTATGCGGCGCATATAGCCGACAATGCCGTTCAGATTGTGGCGCTTATGCAGCAGCCAAGTGGCTATTGCGTGGGCGTGCTGGACAGCAACACCGATCTCAAACAGGCCATTTCCGACACCCTTGCGTCGTTAACGGGCAATGGCGTGATCTCCGTTATCGAGAAAAAGTGGCTTGGCACCACGCTCGATCTCGCGAGTGTTGCTCTTACCGATGGTGCTACCGCGGCCAGTACTACCACGACGACACCCGAGCCCGAGGCTCAGCCTGAAGGCGAAGAAGCGCCTGCTGAAGGTGAAGGCGAAGGCGGCGAAGCTGCCGATGCCGCCTAA
- a CDS encoding LysR family transcriptional regulator has protein sequence MNLSQLYYFKKLAELQHYAKAAKELYITQPSLSNAISSLEHELGISLFQKTGRNVQLTKYGQEFLGYVTNGLEQIDKGIATMKSYAGAGGGKIDLGCIITVQTDYIPKLIHGYKEALDPGVCFDVREDVSTALVEDLKRGLYDVVFCARSDDSPDIEFVPILTQKMVVVMSADCPLAKKEFVVPEDLTNQRLITYRDTIPIGKAVKTMLNDMGIEHAECAYLDESILAGFAVNGIEIALMMDTFFVRSVEQAVVRPLYNNAQERKSYYHRIYLGYSTKNYRPYCVDRFIEYITEEKTLIAPDDAIYID, from the coding sequence ATGAATCTTTCGCAGCTTTACTATTTTAAAAAGCTTGCCGAATTACAGCACTACGCCAAAGCTGCCAAGGAGCTCTACATCACGCAGCCCTCCCTTTCGAACGCCATAAGTTCCCTCGAACATGAATTGGGCATTTCTCTCTTTCAAAAGACAGGACGAAACGTCCAGCTGACCAAGTATGGCCAAGAATTTCTTGGGTATGTAACCAACGGATTGGAACAAATCGACAAGGGTATCGCCACCATGAAGAGCTATGCGGGTGCCGGAGGCGGTAAGATCGATCTTGGATGTATTATCACCGTACAGACCGACTACATTCCCAAGCTCATCCACGGCTACAAGGAAGCGCTTGATCCTGGCGTGTGCTTTGATGTGCGTGAGGACGTTTCAACGGCGCTGGTCGAAGACCTCAAACGCGGGCTTTACGATGTGGTATTCTGCGCCCGAAGCGACGATAGTCCGGATATCGAGTTCGTTCCGATACTGACGCAAAAAATGGTTGTCGTCATGAGCGCCGACTGCCCTCTGGCAAAAAAGGAATTTGTTGTACCCGAAGATTTGACCAATCAGCGACTCATAACCTATCGCGATACCATCCCTATTGGCAAGGCCGTGAAAACCATGCTGAACGACATGGGTATCGAACACGCCGAATGTGCATACCTCGACGAATCGATCCTCGCCGGTTTCGCCGTCAACGGGATAGAGATCGCGCTGATGATGGATACGTTTTTTGTGCGCAGCGTCGAGCAAGCCGTCGTGCGCCCACTCTACAACAACGCCCAGGAACGCAAAAGCTATTACCACCGCATCTACCTGGGCTACAGCACCAAAAACTACCGGCCTTACTGCGTCGACCGTTTCATTGAATACATCACCGAGGAAAAAACGCTCATCGCCCCCGACGACGCTATCTATATCGATTAG